From Scatophagus argus isolate fScaArg1 chromosome 10, fScaArg1.pri, whole genome shotgun sequence, a single genomic window includes:
- the fam83b gene encoding protein FAM83B, translating into MESPDFSLLSSLRGEFKSDDYIQPHYKESYRLAIDCLVNNGRESYQEFLKGERIGCFLSEGELLFITLNAEQLPPQTHAEEISDGPPDSQSSSGTYWPMHSDMDAPDLDLGWPEVMHDTLQTNIDLLFHPPRPNNPTIKEVVRKNIQEARQVIAIVMDMFTDVDIFKEVVDASIRGVPVYILLDDFSLKSFLMMAENQDVKIQQLRNMRVRTVKGQSYLCRSGAKFHGAMQQKFLLVDCHTTIYGSYSFTWSFEKINLSMVQVITGHLVKSYDEEFRTLYARSSVPAELCPLEGLFQHNGPHEQQMLPKFHSAQRIERRDQLRHTLDTVYRKTCEKKVGTRNFEERLFDEEPKGLGPLIENGIGVHKQMHQLQSTEVTNFLKRHSYAGERQDGYMPPNIRPRASNWNISRETGNVTNIYPMDNYLQVPLINRGPNILQSYNLTDKQVMSMQQNMPTTEKTSKSFMRTLRIESYLQNPDVPFRDSLDYLDQFEPLDKANAFMQARMRSSLVVKSTIPEQMEPDRFLNSSSGISSTAASNTPLHYSSMQWNPTAENRMSDEEFMLKRKSLQLLDDNWNNTSYGPGRNPYQSIYTSLGRTKSGHMITNPDILTDSWHKRHSVADPKSNNEYAHESSGHMYEAFARMQLNRSTAGINAQNGGYGPNLNEDQRSVSQYDANSITGTKSTSTHIAQEPPSRTVSAAALHANSTDLTNKSNHVGTQYFLKRSSKKIKSLLNAPEKKEDSVRIMETPSLKSSGSTDTLTPEDEEGISDGQRNVHQRATNSVKSSSQHHRSRSDDENLKYSKPRFRVEEHRNPLQSCLPKTTQQKKPTVLDRSASLGLDKGSCSKDRGDENRLYSGVEPLCSFEKKHSMSSVHSSREKSLPRGEAAIEHNLTRSARTHHENKLGRFFQRVGNLIHKNK; encoded by the exons ATGGAGTCTCCAGACTTTTCTCTGTTGTCGTCCTTGAGGGGAGAGTTCAAATCAGACGATTACATCCAACCCCATTACAAAGAGTCCTATCGCCTGGCGATTGATTGCCTGGTGAACAACGGCAGAGAGAGCTACCAGGAGTTCCTAAAGGGAGAACGTATCGGATGCTTCCTCTCAGAGGGAGAACTTCTCTTCATCACTCTAAATGCAGAACAGCTCCCTCCTCAGACACATGCAGAGGAAATCAGTGATGGTCCACCGGACAGCCAATCATCCTCAGGAACATACTGGCCCATGCACTCGGATATGGATGCACCAGATTTGGATTTAGGTTGGCCAGAGGTCATGCATGATACACTGCAGACAAATATAGATCTGCTCTTTCACCCCCCAAGACCAAACAACCCCACCATCAAAGAGGTAGTGCGGAAGAATATTCAGGAAGCAAGACAG GTTATTGCTATTGTGATGGACATGTTCACTGATGTAGATATATTCAAAGAAGTTGTTGATGCCTCTATACGAGGAGTCCCAGTCTACATCCTTTTGGATGATTTCAGCTTGAAAAGTTTCCTAATGATGGCTGAAAATCAGGATGTAAAAATTCAGCAACTGAGA AACATGAGGGTGCGCACTGTGAAAGGTCAGAGTTACCTCTGCCGATCAGGAGCTAAATTTCATGGGGCAATGCAGCAGAAGTTTCTTTTGGTCGACTGCCACACGACAATATATGGTTCATACAG cttCACTTGGTCATTTGAGAAGATCAATCTGAGCATGGTGCAGGTCATCACAGGACACCTGGTGAAGTCCTATGATGAGGAGTTTCGAACACTCTACGCCCGGTCGAGTGTACCAGCTGAACTGTGCCCCCTGGAGGGTTTGTTCCAACACAACGGACCACATGAACAACAGATGCTGCCAAAATTTCATTCTGCACAAAGAATTGAGCGCAGGGACCAGTTGAGGCATACTCTTGACACAGTCTATAGGAAGACCTGTGAGAAGAAAGTAGGTACAAGAAACTTTGAAGAGAGACTCTTTGATGAGGAGCCTAAAGGGCTTGGACCCTTGATTGAGAATGGGATTGGCGTTCATAAGCAGATGCACCAGCTTCAGTCTACGGAGGTGACAAACTTCCTGAAAAGGCACAGCTATGCTGGGGAGAGGCAAGATGGATATATGCCGCCCAACATAAGGCCCAGAGCGAGCAACTGGAATATCTCTAGGGAAACAGGAAATGTCACAAACATCTACCCCATGGACAATTATTTACAAGTTCCACTGATAAACAGAGGTCCAAACATACTTCAGTCTTACAATTTAACTGACAAACAGGTTATGTCCATGCAGCAGAACATGCCAACAACTGAGAAAACATCCAAGTCCTTCATGCGCACATTGAGGATTGAGTCTTATCTCCAAAACCCTGACGTCCCATTCAGAGACTCTCTTGACTATTTAGACCAGTTTGAACCACTGGACAAAGCTAATGCCTTCATGCAGGCAAGAATGAGGTCTTCCCTTGTTGTCAAGTCTACCATACCAGAGCAAATGGAGCCAGACAGATTCCTAAACAGTTCCTCTGGTATTAGCTCTACAGCAGCATCAAACACACCTTTGCACTACTCATCCATGCAGTGGAATCCAACTGCTGAAAATAGAATGAGCGATGAAGAGTTCatgttaaagagaaaaagtcTGCAGCTTTTGGATGATAATTGGAATAACACAAGCTATGGTCCAGGGAGAAACCCTTACCAGTCTATCTACACTAGCCTAGGCAGAACTAAAAGTGGGCACATGATCACAAACCCTGACATCCTGACCGACAGTTGGCACAAAAGGCACAGTGTCGCAGACCCAAAGTCAAACAATGAATATGCACATGAATCCTCAGGACACATGTATGAAGCTTTTGCAAGGATGCAACTTAACAGAAGCACTGCAGGGATCAATGCACAGAATGGAGGATACGGGCCAAATCTGAATGAAGATCAGAGGTCTGTCTCTCAATATGATGCCAATAGTATCACAGGCACAAAGAGCACTAGTACTCACATTGCTCAGGAGCCACCGTCCAGGACTGTATCTGCAGCAGCCCTGCATGCAAATAGCACAGATCTGACAAATAAATCCAATCACGTGGGCACTCAATATTTTCTAAAGAGGAGttccaagaaaataaaatctctaTTGAATGCACCGGAGAAAAAAGAGGATTCAGTCAGAATCATGGAAACACCAAGCCTGAAGTCAAGTGGCAGTACAGACACCCTAACTCCTGAAGATGAGGAGGGGATATCAGATGGACAAAGAAACGTTCACCAAAGAGCAACCAACTCTGTCAAATCCTCCTCACAACACCACAGGAGTCGGTCTGatgatgaaaatttaaaatattcaaaacctCGATTCAGAGTTGAGGAGCACCGAAATCCACTGCAGAGCTGTCTCCCCAAAACTACACAACAGAAGAAGCCCACTGTTCTTGACAGGAGCGCAAGTCTTGGCCTTGACAAAGGAAGCTGCAGCAAAGATCGAGGTGACGAGAACCGCCTTTACAGCGGGGTTGAACCTCTTTGCtcatttgaaaagaaacacTCTATGAGCTCTGTGCACAGCTCTAGGGAGAAAAGCCTTCCAAGAGGTGAGGCAGCTATTGAACACAACCTCACTCGGTCTGCGAGAACTCACCATGAAAATAAGCTGGGAAGATTCTTTCAAAGAGTGGGAAATCTTATACACAAGAACAAGTAG